Proteins co-encoded in one Setaria viridis chromosome 9, Setaria_viridis_v4.0, whole genome shotgun sequence genomic window:
- the LOC117836612 gene encoding F-box protein At1g55000 produces MDSRGADGAAGGPDASSPTDPPGPEPDPAADAMDARLPADLLRAVLQRLPPIDLARSACVCRAWHAVASDRAVLEAAFCAPWGVRRVVGDPATQAFWRAASLGRFALSHAVRRGDTVPGVALKYSVQVTDIKRFNNMMSDHGIYSRERLLIPISNPEILLGSTCYIEMDHNAKREVAVFYPEGRPSGTESLANIISKERRSRRILESVRRSLHVDDGTAAYYLSVSEGDPRAAMMEYSEDLRWEQQRSGQ; encoded by the exons ATGGACTcgcgcggcgcggacggcgcggccgggggtcccgacgcctcctcccccaccgaTCCGCCGGGCCCCGAGCCCGATCCGGCCGCGGACGCGATGGACGCGCGCCTCCCGGCGGACCTACTTCGCGCCGTGCTGCAGCGGCTACCGCCGATCGACCTCGCGCGGTCCGCCTGCGTCTGCCGCGCGTGGCACGCGGTGGCCTCCGACCGCGCCGTGCTCGAGGCCGCCTTCTGCGCGCCCTGGGGCGTGCGACGCGTCGTCGGTGATCCGGCGACGCAGGCCTTCTGGCGGGCCGCCTCCCTGGGGAGGTTCGCGCTGTCACATGCCGTCCGGCGCGGGGATACCGTCCCCGGCGTGGCTCTCAAATATTCTGTACAG GTGACTGATATCAAACGGTTCAACAACATGATGAGTGACCATGGCATCTACTCTAGGGAGAGGCTTCTGATACCCATCAGTAACCCAGAAATCCTGCTGGGCAGCACCTGCTACATTGAGATGGATCATAATGCGAAGAGGGAGGTTGCAGTGTTTTACCCCGAGGGTCGCCCGAGTGGGACTGAGTCCTTGGCAAATATCATCTCTAAAGAGAGGCGAAGTAGGAGGATTCTCGAGTCCGTGAGGCGGAGCCTGCATGTTGACGACGGGACTGCTGCATACTATTTATCTGTTTCCGAAGGTGATCCCAGGGCTGCCATGATGGAGTACTCCGAGGACCTGAGGTGGGAGCAACAACGCTCAGGCCAGTAG
- the LOC117838465 gene encoding N-terminal acetyltransferase B complex catalytic subunit NAA20, translated as MTTIRRFCCDDLLRFASVNLDHLTETFNMSFYMTYLARWPDYFHAAVNPGGRVMGYIMGKVEGQGESWHGHVTAVSVASEFRRQKLAKKLMNLLEEISDKMDKAYFVDLFVRASNMPAIRMYEKLGYVVYRRVLRYYSGEEDGLDMRKALSQDVEKKSIIPLKRPITPDELEYD; from the exons ATGACGACGATCCGCCGGTTCTGCTGCGACGACCTCCTCCGCTTCGCCTCCGTCAACCTCGACCACCTCACCGAGACG TTCAACATGTCGTTCTACATGACGTACCTGGCGCGCTGGCCCGACTACTTCCACGCCGCCGTCAACCCTGGCGGCCGCGTCATGGGTTACA TCATGGGTAAGGTTGAAGGGCAAGGTGAATCGTGGCATGGACATGTCACGGCAGTGTCTGTTGCCTCAGAATTTCGGAGACAGAAATTAGCCAAGAAGCTTATGAACTTGCTGGAGGAAATCAGCGATAAGAT GGATAAGGCCTACTTTGTGGATCTCTTTGTAAGGGCATCTAACATGCCAGCGATAAGGATGTATGAAAAG CTTGGTTATGTGGTTTACCGGAGGGTGCTTCGATACTACTCAGGGGAAGAAGATGGCCTTG ATATGAGGAAAGCATTATCGCAAGACGTTGAGAAGAAGTCCATCATACCACTCAAGAGGCCAATCACACCTGATGAACTTGAATATGATTGA
- the LOC117838464 gene encoding adenylosuccinate synthetase 2, chloroplastic — protein MPLAPLSLEPAPFPLLRPAAGCGGGRVLPGPAPRLCRPLRAAPVVPATAEEPSSAAARGRLESLSQVAAVLGTQWGDEGKGKLVDILAQRFDVVARCQGGANAGHTIYNSEGKKFSLHLVPSGILNENTQCVIGNGAVVHLPGFFKEIDGLESNGISCEGRLLVSDRAHLLFDLHQIVDGLREAELGNSLIGTTRRGIGPCYSSKVIRNGLRVSDLRHMDTFGAKLNTLLRDAAMRFKDFEYDNKILKEEVEKYKKFAERLEPFITDTVHFMNESILQKKKILVEGGQATMLDIDFGTYPFVTSSSPSAGGICTGLGIAPRSLGDIIGVVKAYTTRVGSGPFPTELLGKTGDLLRASGIEFGTTTGRPRRCGWLDIVALKYCCQINGFSSLNLSKLDVLTGLKEIKLGISYFTDDGNMVQSFPADLALLEQIKVKYEALPGWEEDISSVRDYNDLPEAARHYVERIEELVGIPVHYIGVGPGRDALIYK, from the exons ATGCCGCTCGCTCCTCTCTCGCTGGAACCCgcccccttccccctcctccgccccgccgccggctgcggcggcggacgcgtcCTCCCGGGGCCCGCGCCGCGCCTGTGCCGGCCGCTGAGGGCGGCTCCCGTGGTGCCCGCCACCGCGGAAGAGCCGTCGtccgcggccgcgcggggccgCCTGGAGTCGCTGAgccaggtggcggcggtgctgggcACGCAGTGGGGCGACGAGGGCAAGGGGAAGCTCGTCGACATCCTCGCGCAGCGCTTCGACGTCGTTGCTCGGTGCCAG GGTGGAGCTAACGCTGGACATACCATATACAATTCTGAAGGGAAGAAGTTTTCACTTCATCTTGTTCCGTCAGGCATCCTTAATGAGAACACACAGTGTGTAATCGGTAATGGAGCAGTCGTTCATCTTCCTGGATTCTTTAAAGAAATTGATGGGCTAGAGTCTAATGGAATTTCTTGCGAAGGAAGACTTTTGGTATCAGACCGTGCTCATCTTTTGTTTGATCTTCATCAAATTGTTGATGGACTTAGAGAGGCAGAGCTTGGGAATTCCCTTATAGGGACAACAAGGAGAGGAATTGGACCATGCTATTCAAGCAAAGTTATCAGGAATGGACTCAGAGTTAGTGATCTGCGACATATGGATACCTTTGGTGCAAAACTCAACACCCTACTAAGAGATGCAGCTATGCGCTTTAAAGATTTTGAATATGATAACAAGATTCTCAAAGAGGAGGTTGAGAAGTATAAAAAGTTTGCTGAACGATTGGAACCTTTTATTACTGATACCGTGCATTTCATGAATGAGTCGATCTTGCAGAAGAAGAAAATATTGGTTGAAGGTGGTCAAGCTACCATGTTAGACATAGACTTTGGTACCTACCCATTTGTTACTTCATCAAGTCCCTCAGCTGGTGGAATTTGCACTGGGCTTGGTATTGCTCCCAGAAGTCTCGGCGATATCATTGGAGTG GTAAAAGCATACACAACTAGGGTTGGATCTGGTCCTTTCCCAACAGAACTATTGGGTAAGACTGGCGACCTGCTCCGTGCATCTGGAATAGAATTTGGGACCACAACAGGTCGGCCCAGGCGTTGTGGCTGGCTTGACATAGTTGCACTGAAATACTGTTGCCAAATCAATGGCTTCTCATCTTTGAATCTCTCAAAACTAGATGTCTTAACCGGACTCAAGGAAATTAAGCTGGGTATCTCATACTTCACTGATGACGGTAACATGGTCCAATCATTCCCCGCAGACCTTGCTCTTTTAGAGCAAATAAAG GTCAAATACGAGGCCCTACCTGGATGGGAGGAAGACATTTCCTCAGTACGAGATTACAATGATCTCCCAGAAGCTGCTCGTCACTATGTGGAGAGGATAGAGGAACTGGTCGGCATTCCAGTACATTACATTGGCGTCGGCCCTGGACGTGATGCCCTCATATACAAATAA
- the LOC117839087 gene encoding pescadillo homolog, with protein sequence MPKHYRPAGKKKEGNAAKYITRTKAVNYLQVSLAIFRKLCILKGVFPRQPKKKVEGNHKTYYHMKDIAFLAHDPLIEKFRQIKVHRKKVKKAVAKKNRDLADRLLNRPPTYKLDRLVLERYPTFVDALRDLDDCLTMVHLFAALPAVDGERVEVKRIHNCRRLSHEWQAYISRTHSLRKTFISVKGIYFQAEVQGQKITWLTPHALQQVLTDDVDFNVMLSFLEFYETLLGFVNFKLYHSINVNYPPILDSRLEALAAELYALCRYMSTGSGKVIRNSESGGAIKENEDENNKTSSKADETGGAIKENEDANNKTSSKADESELRLAQLQHQLPANEPGALMHLVEETTAVDTDDDETKECKSLFKNLKFYLSREVPRESLLFIIPAFGGTVSWEGEGAPFTEVDEDITHQIVDRPTQSHVFLTREYVQPQWIFDCVNARIILPTEGYIVGRVPPPHLSPFVDNDAEGYIPEYAETIKRLQAAARNEVLPLPGDEDLDNSLVAAMMDRTESNEAAEKKRKLEMLEKQYHDELKMEIDGVTFSNLSNKKADKSPDTMDKDDTNSDHVEDEKKQAEKDSADISTVTMSRKGRGLYKAMKIGKERKQDKVEILKKRKKSAESSASAKQR encoded by the exons atgccgaaGCACTACCGCCCTGCG GGCAAGAAGAAGGAGGGGAATGCGGCGAAGTACATCACGAGGACCAAGGCGGTCAACTACCTGCAAGTCAGCCTTGCAATCTTCAG GAAACTATGCATTCTCAAAGGTGTTTTTCCTCGTCAGCCGAAGAAGAAAGTGGAAGGAAACCACAAGACCTACTACCACATGAAGGATATCGCTTTTCTTGCTCATGACCCTTTGATCGAGAAATTCAG GCAAATTAAGGTCCACAGGAAAAAGGTTAAGAAGGCTGTTGCTAAGAAAAACAGGGATCTTGCGGACAGACTGTTGAATCGACCACCAACATACAAGCTTGATAGGCTGGTCCTTGAAAG ATATCCAACGTTTGTTGATGCTCTTCGAGACTTGGATGACTGCCTTACAATGGTTCATCTGTTTGCGGCATTACCTGCTGTTGATGGTGAACGTGTTGAAGTCAAACGGATCCATAACTGCCGCAG gTTGAGCCATGAATGGCAAGCATACATATCCAGAACTCATTCCCTGAGGAAGACATTTATTTCTGTGAAGGGCATATATTTCCAG GCTGAAGTTCAAGGACAAAAGATCACTTGGCTAACTCCTCATGCTCTTCAGCAAGTATTAACTGATGATGTTGACTTCAATGTGATGCTTAGTTTTCTGGAATTCTACGAG ACTCTTCTGGGATTTGTAAACTTCAAGCTCTACCATTCAATTAATGTAAATTATCCCCCTATCCTGGATTCTCGTTTGGAAGCTTTAGCTGCTG AGCTATATGCATTGTGCCGATACATGTCTACTGGTTCTGGGAAAGTGATTCGAAACTCAGAATCTGGTGGAGCAATCAAGGAAAATGAGGATGAAAACAATAAAACAAGCTCAAAAGCAGATGAGACTGGTGGAGCAATCAAGGAAAATGAGGATGCAAACAATAAAACAAGCTCAAAAGCAGATGAGTCTGAACTCAGATTGGCACAGCTTCAACATCAGCTCCCAGCTAATGAACCTGGTGCACTAATGCATCTTGTAGAAGAAACGACTGCTGTTGACACAGATGATGATGAGACCAAAGAATGTAAAAGTTTATTTAAGAACTTAAAGTTCTACTTGAGTCGGGAG GTGCCTAGGGAGTCCCTGTTATTTATTATCCCGGCATTTGGAGGAACTGTTTCgtgggaaggagaaggagctccattTACTGAAGTAGATGAAGACATCACTCATCAG ATTGTTGATAGGCCGACACAAAGCCATGTTTTCCTCACTAGGGAGTATGTCCAACCACAGTGGATATTTGATTGTGTAAATGCTCGCATCATATTGCCGACAGAAGGGTATATTGTTGGAAG AGTACCTCCACCACATTTGTCTCCTTTTGTGGACAACGATGCAGAGGGTTACATTCCTGAGTATGCAGAAACAATAAAGAGGCTGCAAGCTGCTGCTCGCAATGAGGTCTTGCCTCTGCCAGGTGATGAAGATCTGGACAATTCGTTGGTAGCAGCAATGATGGATCGAACAGAGTCGAACGAAGCTGCtgaaaagaagaggaag CTGGAGATGCTAGAGAAGCAATACCATGATGAGCTGAAGATGGAAATTGATGGCGTTACTTTCTCAAATCTGTCAAATAAGAAAGCAGATAAGTCACCAGACACCATGGACAAGGATGATACAAACTCAGACCACGTGGAGGATGAGAAGAAACAAGCTGAGAAGGATAGTGCTGACATTTCTACGGTTACCATGTCTCGCAAGGGAAGAGGCCTGTATAAGGCAATGAAG ATTGGCAAGGAAAGGAAACAAGACAAAGTTGAGATactgaagaagagaaaaaagagcGCTGAGTCTAGCGCGTCTGCTAAGCAACGCTGA
- the LOC117836470 gene encoding uncharacterized protein → MAMSRRRLSPTFFGGLRSRELGGAGGSSSSRGAGRLPYLADLSSDPGGRGGGVIAVEHSGDSAIPFAISFGKTAQTSNLLAVADEDGYVGLYDTRRRLPSSSSSLEKSAETRVSDWVAHNNAIFDVCWIKEGSQILTASGDQTVKIWSVGNRKCIGVLSGHTGSVKSLSCHSSNPELIVSGSRDGSFALWDLRCDPKSPNSHAETCLMSSAVVREAHSPVQRSRTRSRAKAASTSITSVLYLKDDVSIATSGAADNVVKIWDTRNLKVPVSKNSQAGGQPLKEGVKHGISCLSQDSYGAYIAASCMDNRIYLYSVLHVNKGPVKVYTGSKIESFFVKSAISPDGNHILGGSSDGNVYLWQVDKPEDDPIVLKGHEGEATSVDWCVSEVGMIATSSDDSTVRVWSTKKMECTNVSSPTAFRKRITAPNTEYRRSASHERATTSWDAVACTSTDGKSPSGSHSPLQPRALDFGTPESAKKRGFALFQEEALDTRKSPEAQMNSPSSVLSPPPSLKRRTIRDYFASSAS, encoded by the exons atGGCGATGTCGCGGCGGCGCCTCTCCCCGACCTTCTTCGGCGGCCTCCGGTCCCgggagctcggcggcgccgggggatcctcctcctcccgcggcgcggggcggctcCCCTACCTCGCCGATCTCTCCTCCGaccccggcggccgcggcggcggcgtcatcgCCGTCGAGCATTCCGGCGACTCCGCCATCCCATTCGCCATCTCCTTCGGCAAG ACCGCCCAGACCTCTAACCTCTTGGCCGTTGCCGACGAAGACGGGTACGTCGGCCTCTATGACACCCGCCGGCGCCTCCCGTCCAGCTCCTCGTCCCTAGAGAAGTCAG CTGAGACGAGGGTCTCCGATTGGGTTGCTCACAACAATGCAATCTTTGATGTGTGCTGGATCAAG GAGGGATCCCAAATACTGACTGCATCGGGTGATCAAACT GTCAAGATATGGAGTGTGGGGAACAGGAAATGCATTGGTGTCTTGTCAGGACACACTGGAAGCGTGAAGTCACTTTCATGTCATTCCTCAAATCCGG AGCTTATTGTTTCTGGTTCAAGGGATGGTTCGTTTGCTCTGTGGGATTTAAGATGCGACCCTAAATCTCCAAATAGCCATGCTGAAACATGCCTCAT GTCTTCTGCTGTTGTCAGAGAAGCCCACAGTCCTGTCCAGAGGAGTCGAACAAGGTCTCGGGCGAAG GCTGCTTCAACAAGTATCACATCAGTTCTTTATCTGAAAGACGATGTCTCTATTGCTACGTCTGGAGCTGCAGACAA TGTTGTGAAAATATGGGATACACGGAACCTGAAAGTGCCAGTCTCCAAAAATTCTCAAGCAGGGGGGCAACCTTTG AAGGAGGGTGTGAAACATGGCATCTCTTGCCTATCTCAAGACTCATATGGTGCGTACATTGCTGCATCATGTATGGATAACAG AATCTATTTGTACAGTGTGCTCCATGTGAACAAGGGACCAGTAAAGGTTTACACTGGCAGCAAAATAGAGTCTTTCTTTGTCAAG TCTGCTATTAGTCCTGATGGAAATCACATTCTTGGTGGTTCAAGTGATGGAAATGTATACCTGTGGCAG GTGGATAAACCTGAAGATGACCCTATAGTTCTGAAAGGCCATGAAGGCGAAGCAACTTCAGTTGACTG GTGTGTGTCAGAGGTTGGAATGATAGCAACATCTTCTGATGACTCTACG GTTCGCGTGTGGAGTACCAAGAAAATGGAATGCACCAATGTAAGCTCGCCAACAGCATTCCGTAAGCGGATAACTGCGCCAAACACAGAGTACCGAAGATCTGCCAGCCACGAGCGAGCTACCACATCATGGGATGCAGTTGCCTGCACCAGCACCGACGGCAAATCGCCAAGCGGCTCCCACTCTCCCCTTCAGCCCAGAGCTCTGGACTTTGGCACTCCGGAGTCTGCAAAGAAGAGAGGCTTTGCATTGTTCCAGGAGGAGGCCCTTGACACAAGGAAGAGCCCAGAGGCTCAGATGAACAGCCCCTCGTCGGTTCTGAGCCCACCGCCATCCCTGAAACGGAGAACGATCCGGGACTACTTTGCCAGTAGTGCTTCCTGA
- the LOC117839787 gene encoding oleosin Zm-II → MADRDTRGGIYGGTHGQGVGGGGRPVGEQVKGMIHDKGPTATQALTVATLFPLGGLLLVLSGLALAGSVVGLAVATPVFLLFSPVLVPAALLIGMAVTGFLTSGALGLGGLSSLTCLANTARQAFQRTPDYVEEARRRMAEAAAHAGHKTAQAGHAIQSRAQEAGAGGGGASTGGAGGGRASS, encoded by the coding sequence atggcggatCGCGACACACGCGGCGGCATCTACGGCGGAACCCACGGCcagggcgtcggcggcggcggccggccggtcggggAGCAGGTGAAGGGCATGATCCACGACAAGGGCCCCACGGCGACGCAGGCGCTGACGGTGGCGACGCTGTTCCCGCTGGGcgggctgctgctggtgctgtcGGGGCTGGCGCTGGCGGGCTCCGTGGTGGGGCTCGCCGTGGCCACCCCCGTGTTCCTGCTCTTCAGCCCGGTGCTCGTCCCGGCGGCGCTGCTCATCGGGATGGCCGTGACGGGGTTCCTCACGTCGGGCGCGCTGGGCCTGGGGGGCCTCTCCTCGCTCACGTGCCTGGCCAACACGGCGCGGCAGGCGTTCCAGCGCACCCCGGACTACGTGGAGGAGGCGCGCCGCAGGATGGCAGAGGCCGCGGCGCACGCGGGCCACAAGACCGCGCAGGCCGGACATGCCATCCAGAGCAGGGCGCaggaggccggcgccggaggaggcggcgccagcaccggcggcgcgggcggcggcagggcgtcGTCGTAA